In the Candidatus Thermoplasmatota archaeon genome, one interval contains:
- a CDS encoding DEAD/DEAH box helicase, whose translation MAGDVLARFHPAVARWFRRRLGEPSPPQALGWPAIAKGRHTLILSPTGSGKTLAAFLWCLDELWRAGGEHVGVHTLYISPLKALGHDIQRNLQVPLVEIPEEAAGSGERLPVLRTAIRTGDTPSSARARMARDPPHVLITTPESLYLMLTSAASREALRDVRYVIVDEIHALAGTKRGAHLALSLERLEEVQRGRGPVRIGLSATQRPLDEVARFLGGHAWGEDGELEERAVAVIDAGRPKKLDLEVLVPVKDLADVAEGTVWPGAFERLLELVRRHTTTLVFANNRRLAERVARELNALAGEEIARAHHGSMSKESRLLVEADLKEGRLPCLVATSSLELGIDVGAIDLVVLLQSPKGVARGLQRVGRAGHSVGETSVGRFMATHRADLLESAAVSRAMRAGRVEETRAPRDPLDVLAQQIVAAVAEEPRDVEALYRLARRAHPFRDLHRDTFLGVVEMVSGRHPARLHAELKARVSYDRVNGRLNALPGTRLLALSNGGTITDRGQYAVYLSDGKTRLGELDEEFVFESRIGDVFLLGSHAWRIQAIERDRLLVSQAHPSEALRMPFWRGEGVGRPYELGREIGAARREIETRLDDAGVLDWMRAEFGLSRDAALNLHEYLLAQRRATGRVPSDETLVVERFRDEIGDPRIVVHSPFGGRVNGAWALALSRRLGERVGVEVQTQYNDDGIILRFPDQETAPPDADLLALRAADAERIVIEDVGLSPLFGALFRENAERALLLPRRRGRKRTPFWLQRLKAGDLLQVVRAIPDFPIVVETYKEALTSALDVARLREVLDGLASGRIRTHVVATDVPSPFASSLVFQFTGVFLYEWDTPKAERGAATLPVSRETLKDALDRGRLADLLKPEAIEAEEGELQRVVPGRRARSVDELAETFLALGPLNEAEIRARSDADPRPWLDALARDGRIVPVEVAGEPGWREAEDEGDDVAVARRHLRTRAASTAEELARRRGWSPDRARAALDALVLDGAAALGEFRPGGARREYADRGVLARVHRRTLALLRREVEPVDLETFQSFLLRWQGLHPETRRAGIAGLLEAARQLAGAAIPAEVWDRDAFPARVDRFDPAALADLTTSGEHVWVGAGEEGAERGRLRLLPRGEAGAWVAPPGGIEVQAQSDRVATRAALERQGASFFPDLRHATGFDDGRLARALAGLVRAGEVTNDSFAALKSALRGAAVARAPSRARPPRRPGGRRAAPPVWMGRWTLTRSPAVLGPEEDADARARRVAVALLDRYGVVVKEWHDREGGRVPWSAVADALKRMEMAGEARRGYFVRGLTGLQFAHPDAVEALAEARARGSEPVATLLNATDPALVYGAGVSPEGTPRFSRSASTYVVLEGGAPALVAERHGERVTSTVDDRPDALARAVAALARLLDAPPAARARRFVTISRWNDRPVLEVETARRALADVGFDAEGGRAILVPSHVRT comes from the coding sequence ATGGCCGGGGACGTCCTCGCGCGCTTCCATCCCGCGGTCGCCCGCTGGTTCAGGCGACGCCTCGGCGAACCGAGCCCTCCCCAGGCGCTCGGGTGGCCGGCCATCGCGAAAGGCCGCCACACGCTCATCCTCTCGCCCACCGGCTCGGGCAAGACGCTCGCCGCCTTCCTCTGGTGCCTCGACGAGCTCTGGCGCGCCGGCGGGGAGCACGTGGGCGTGCACACCCTCTACATCTCCCCGCTCAAGGCGCTCGGCCACGACATCCAGCGCAACCTCCAGGTGCCGCTCGTCGAGATTCCCGAGGAGGCGGCAGGAAGCGGCGAGCGCCTGCCGGTGCTCCGCACCGCGATCCGCACGGGCGACACGCCCTCGTCGGCGCGCGCGCGCATGGCCCGCGACCCGCCGCACGTCCTCATCACGACCCCCGAGTCGCTCTATCTGATGCTCACCTCGGCCGCATCGCGGGAGGCGCTCCGGGACGTCCGCTACGTGATCGTGGACGAGATCCACGCGCTCGCGGGCACGAAGCGCGGCGCGCACCTCGCCCTCAGCCTCGAGCGGCTCGAGGAGGTCCAGCGCGGCCGCGGCCCCGTCCGGATCGGGCTCTCCGCGACGCAGCGCCCGCTCGACGAGGTGGCGCGCTTCCTCGGCGGCCACGCATGGGGCGAGGACGGCGAGCTCGAGGAGCGGGCCGTCGCGGTCATCGACGCCGGCCGCCCCAAGAAGCTCGACCTCGAGGTCCTCGTGCCGGTCAAGGACCTCGCGGACGTCGCCGAGGGCACCGTGTGGCCGGGCGCCTTCGAGCGGCTCCTCGAGCTCGTGCGCCGCCACACCACGACGCTCGTCTTCGCGAACAACCGACGCCTCGCGGAGCGCGTGGCGCGCGAGCTGAACGCGCTCGCGGGCGAAGAGATCGCCCGCGCGCACCACGGAAGCATGAGCAAGGAATCCCGCCTTCTCGTCGAAGCGGACCTCAAGGAGGGTCGACTTCCGTGTCTCGTCGCGACCTCGAGCCTCGAGCTCGGCATCGACGTGGGCGCGATCGATCTCGTGGTCCTCCTGCAGAGCCCGAAGGGCGTCGCGCGCGGGCTCCAGCGGGTCGGCCGCGCGGGCCACTCCGTCGGCGAGACGAGCGTCGGGCGCTTCATGGCCACCCACCGCGCGGACCTCCTCGAAAGCGCCGCCGTGAGCCGGGCGATGCGCGCGGGCCGGGTCGAGGAGACGCGGGCGCCGCGCGATCCGCTCGACGTCCTCGCGCAGCAGATCGTCGCCGCCGTCGCCGAGGAGCCGCGCGACGTCGAGGCCCTCTACCGCCTCGCGCGCCGCGCCCACCCGTTCCGGGACCTCCATCGCGACACCTTCCTCGGCGTCGTCGAGATGGTTTCGGGCCGGCATCCGGCGCGCCTCCACGCGGAGCTCAAGGCGCGCGTCTCCTACGATCGCGTGAACGGGCGGCTCAACGCGCTTCCCGGGACGCGGCTGCTCGCGCTCTCGAACGGCGGCACCATCACGGATCGCGGACAGTACGCGGTCTACCTCTCGGACGGCAAGACCCGCCTCGGGGAGCTCGACGAGGAATTCGTGTTCGAAAGCCGCATCGGCGACGTGTTCCTCCTCGGCAGCCACGCCTGGCGCATCCAGGCCATCGAGCGGGACAGGCTCCTCGTCTCGCAGGCTCACCCGAGCGAGGCGCTCCGGATGCCGTTCTGGCGCGGAGAGGGCGTGGGTCGACCCTACGAGCTGGGGCGCGAGATCGGCGCCGCGCGGCGCGAGATCGAGACGCGCCTCGACGACGCCGGCGTCCTCGATTGGATGCGCGCGGAGTTCGGGCTCTCGCGGGACGCGGCCCTGAACCTTCACGAATACCTCCTGGCGCAGCGCCGGGCGACGGGACGCGTCCCGTCGGACGAGACGCTTGTCGTGGAGCGCTTCAGGGACGAGATCGGGGATCCCCGCATCGTGGTGCATTCGCCCTTCGGCGGCCGCGTGAACGGCGCATGGGCGCTCGCCCTCTCGCGCAGGCTCGGCGAGCGCGTCGGCGTCGAGGTCCAGACGCAGTACAACGACGACGGCATCATCCTCCGATTCCCCGATCAGGAGACGGCTCCGCCCGACGCAGACCTTCTCGCGCTCCGCGCGGCCGACGCCGAGCGCATCGTGATCGAGGACGTCGGCCTCTCGCCGCTCTTTGGCGCCCTGTTCCGCGAGAACGCCGAGCGCGCCCTGCTCCTGCCGCGAAGGCGCGGCCGCAAGCGCACGCCGTTCTGGCTCCAGCGCCTCAAGGCCGGCGACCTCCTGCAGGTCGTGCGCGCGATCCCGGACTTTCCGATCGTCGTGGAGACGTACAAGGAGGCCTTGACCAGCGCTCTCGACGTCGCTCGCCTGCGCGAAGTCCTCGACGGCCTCGCCTCCGGCCGCATCCGGACCCACGTCGTCGCGACGGACGTGCCGTCGCCGTTCGCGTCGAGCCTCGTCTTCCAGTTCACGGGCGTGTTCCTGTACGAATGGGACACGCCCAAGGCCGAGCGCGGCGCCGCGACGCTGCCGGTCTCGCGCGAGACCCTCAAGGACGCGCTCGACCGCGGCCGGCTCGCGGACCTCCTCAAGCCGGAAGCGATCGAGGCCGAGGAGGGCGAGCTGCAGCGCGTCGTCCCCGGACGCCGCGCGCGGTCGGTCGACGAGCTCGCGGAGACGTTCCTCGCCCTGGGGCCTCTCAACGAAGCCGAGATCCGCGCGCGGTCGGACGCCGATCCGCGACCCTGGCTCGACGCCCTGGCCCGCGACGGCCGCATCGTGCCCGTCGAGGTCGCGGGCGAGCCCGGCTGGCGCGAGGCCGAGGACGAGGGCGACGACGTCGCCGTCGCGCGCCGACACCTGCGGACGCGCGCCGCGTCGACGGCCGAGGAGCTCGCCCGGCGCCGCGGGTGGAGCCCGGATCGCGCCCGCGCCGCGCTCGACGCCCTCGTCCTGGACGGCGCCGCGGCCCTCGGGGAATTCCGCCCCGGGGGCGCGCGGCGGGAATACGCGGACCGCGGCGTCCTCGCGCGCGTCCATCGCCGGACGCTCGCGCTCCTCAGGCGGGAGGTCGAGCCGGTCGATCTCGAGACGTTCCAATCCTTCCTGCTGCGATGGCAGGGCCTCCACCCCGAGACGCGGCGCGCGGGCATCGCCGGCCTGCTGGAAGCCGCGCGCCAGCTCGCGGGCGCCGCGATCCCCGCCGAGGTCTGGGATCGCGACGCGTTCCCCGCGAGGGTCGATCGCTTCGATCCCGCCGCGCTCGCCGACCTCACGACGAGCGGCGAGCACGTGTGGGTGGGCGCGGGCGAGGAGGGCGCCGAGCGCGGGCGGCTGCGCCTGCTGCCCCGCGGCGAAGCCGGCGCGTGGGTCGCGCCTCCGGGCGGAATCGAGGTTCAAGCGCAGTCCGACCGCGTGGCGACGCGCGCCGCGCTCGAGCGCCAGGGCGCCTCCTTCTTCCCGGACCTCCGTCACGCGACGGGGTTCGACGACGGGCGGCTGGCGCGGGCCCTCGCGGGACTCGTGCGCGCGGGCGAGGTCACGAACGATTCCTTCGCCGCGCTCAAGTCGGCGTTGCGGGGCGCCGCGGTCGCCCGGGCCCCGTCCCGGGCGCGCCCGCCCCGGCGACCCGGGGGACGCCGCGCCGCGCCGCCCGTGTGGATGGGGCGATGGACCCTCACCCGGTCCCCGGCGGTGCTCGGACCCGAGGAGGACGCGGACGCGCGCGCCCGCCGCGTGGCGGTCGCGCTCCTCGACCGGTACGGCGTGGTCGTCAAGGAATGGCACGACCGCGAAGGCGGACGCGTCCCCTGGAGCGCCGTCGCCGACGCGCTCAAGCGGATGGAGATGGCGGGCGAGGCGCGGAGAGGGTATTTCGTCCGGGGGCTCACGGGCCTCCAGTTCGCGCATCCCGACGCCGTCGAGGCGCTCGCGGAAGCCCGCGCGCGCGGATCGGAGCCCGTCGCGACGCTCCTCAACGCCACGGATCCCGCCCTCGTCTACGGCGCGGGCGTCTCCCCCGAGGGTACCCCGAGGTTCAGCCGGTCCGCGAGCACCTACGTGGTCCTCGAAGGCGGGGCCCCCGCGCTCGTCGCCGAGCGGCACGGCGAGCGCGTCACCTCGACGGTGGACGACCGTCCCGACGCGCTCGCGCGGGCCGTCGCCGCCCTCGCGCGCCTCCTCGACGCGCCGCCGGCCGCGCGCGCGCGACGCTTCGTCACGATCTCGCGATGGAACGACCGGCCCGTGCTCGAGGTCGAGACGGCGCGTCGCGCGCTCGCCGACGTGGGCTTCGACGCGGAAGGCGGACGCGCGATCCTCGTCCCGTCCCACGTGCGGACGTAG
- a CDS encoding matrixin family metalloprotease encodes MRRAFFAVFVLALLAAVATVGGLDLVRPASGVVLFDDVRHAHFEATGVKVNKGPASRDPLVLRVKLAGDGADADLSVARAFLAERWNVRLVAHPDGVPLFLTRQDLWATSGSASLGATLPSGIAAEVSNPALAPCVLVHELGHLLGLPHSEDESSVMYAKCSPGKVGRAAVSSDERSRVDRVESITARLHGRVVTWAERVG; translated from the coding sequence TTGCGCCGCGCGTTTTTCGCCGTCTTCGTCCTCGCTCTCCTCGCCGCCGTCGCGACCGTGGGCGGGCTCGACCTCGTGCGCCCCGCGTCGGGCGTCGTCCTCTTCGACGACGTGCGACACGCGCACTTTGAGGCCACCGGCGTCAAGGTGAACAAGGGACCCGCGTCCCGCGATCCCCTGGTCCTCAGGGTCAAGCTCGCGGGCGACGGCGCCGACGCGGACCTCTCCGTCGCGAGGGCGTTCCTCGCCGAGCGGTGGAACGTCCGGCTCGTGGCGCATCCCGACGGCGTGCCGCTCTTCCTCACGCGGCAGGACCTGTGGGCGACGAGCGGGTCGGCCTCGCTCGGCGCGACGCTTCCGTCCGGCATCGCGGCCGAGGTCTCGAATCCCGCGCTCGCGCCTTGCGTCCTCGTGCACGAGCTCGGCCATCTCCTCGGCCTTCCTCACAGCGAGGACGAATCGAGCGTGATGTACGCGAAGTGCTCCCCCGGCAAGGTCGGCCGCGCGGCCGTGTCGAGCGACGAACGGTCCAGGGTGGATCGTGTGGAGTCGATCACCGCCCGCCTCCACGGCCGCGTCGTCACGTGGGCCGAGCGCGTCGGCTGA
- a CDS encoding UPF0058 family protein, whose product MRKQDLIRLHALLLQMRRTLEANGLATAKEFATYDSLGVTPVHVYKDRRAHQQAVFTLGEALSHAAVSHAGPAAELRNTLHFFAAKTRAL is encoded by the coding sequence ATGCGAAAGCAGGATCTCATTAGGTTACACGCTCTGTTGCTGCAGATGCGGCGAACGCTCGAAGCGAACGGCCTCGCGACGGCGAAGGAGTTCGCGACGTACGACTCCCTGGGCGTCACGCCGGTCCACGTGTACAAGGACCGTCGCGCGCACCAGCAGGCGGTTTTCACGCTCGGCGAGGCGCTGTCCCACGCGGCGGTCTCGCACGCGGGACCCGCGGCGGAGCTGCGCAACACGCTTCACTTCTTCGCGGCGAAGACCCGCGCCCTCTGA
- a CDS encoding PKD domain-containing protein, with the protein MRTRRVVPVALLVPTLVLAGCLDLPIPGWPSGDEGPLHATLTVVLTGPPTAEVGEAARFTAEVKGARDNHAYFLWSFGDGTEEKAVDLSETTHTFAEAGRYTVRLVAVDAEGARGEASTTLGVALDARYAGTLAPQPVGEPAWSTSFPVAVGGGHVAGEVNLTRPEGPVANALPAAAVVRIHAPGGPGPGAPAFERRVEVPANGAVVTFEIPAPSEGAWTLSVALDGSGGMAAFAAVVHVPYA; encoded by the coding sequence ATGCGCACGCGCCGCGTGGTTCCCGTCGCGCTCCTCGTTCCGACCCTTGTCCTCGCGGGGTGCCTCGATCTGCCGATTCCGGGCTGGCCGTCGGGCGACGAGGGTCCGCTCCACGCGACGCTGACCGTCGTCCTCACGGGTCCTCCGACGGCCGAGGTCGGCGAAGCCGCGCGCTTCACCGCCGAGGTCAAGGGCGCGCGCGACAACCACGCGTACTTCCTCTGGTCCTTCGGAGACGGCACGGAGGAAAAGGCGGTCGACCTCTCCGAAACGACCCACACGTTTGCCGAAGCCGGCCGCTACACGGTGAGGCTCGTCGCGGTCGACGCGGAAGGCGCGCGCGGCGAGGCGTCGACGACGCTCGGCGTCGCGCTCGATGCGCGCTACGCGGGGACGCTCGCGCCGCAGCCGGTGGGCGAGCCCGCGTGGTCCACGTCGTTCCCGGTCGCCGTCGGCGGCGGGCACGTCGCGGGCGAGGTCAATCTCACGCGGCCCGAGGGACCCGTCGCGAATGCGCTCCCCGCGGCCGCCGTGGTGCGGATCCACGCACCCGGCGGGCCCGGCCCGGGCGCGCCCGCCTTCGAGCGCCGCGTCGAAGTTCCCGCGAACGGCGCCGTCGTGACGTTCGAGATTCCCGCGCCTTCGGAGGGCGCGTGGACGCTTTCGGTCGCCCTCGACGGGAGCGGCGGGATGGCCGCGTTCGCGGCCGTGGTCCACGTCCCCTATGCCTAG